The proteins below come from a single Cylindrospermopsis raciborskii Cr2010 genomic window:
- a CDS encoding ferritin-like domain-containing protein, with product MRELDHPKTIDILNTIMEFELAGVVRYTHYSLMVTGPNRLPIVAFFKAQASESLVHAQQVGEILTGLDGHPTLRIAPMEETFKHSVKDILQESLIHEGKALDMYKSLLKNVTDASIYLEEFARNMIGQEEMHNLELKKMLRDFS from the coding sequence ATGCGCGAACTAGATCACCCAAAGACAATTGACATTCTCAACACCATCATGGAATTTGAACTAGCTGGAGTAGTGCGCTACACCCATTATTCCTTGATGGTCACTGGACCAAATCGCTTGCCAATAGTTGCTTTTTTTAAAGCTCAAGCCAGCGAATCTCTAGTGCATGCACAACAAGTAGGAGAAATTTTAACCGGTTTAGATGGACATCCGACTCTCAGAATTGCTCCCATGGAAGAAACCTTCAAGCATAGCGTCAAGGATATCTTGCAAGAAAGTTTAATCCATGAAGGAAAAGCACTGGATATGTACAAATCACTTCTAAAGAATGTTACTGATGCTAGTATTTATTTAGAAGAGTTTGCCCGGAACATGATTGGACAGGAAGAGATGCATAATCTCGAACTCAAAAAGATGCTCCGAGACTTCAGTTAA
- a CDS encoding energy-coupling factor ABC transporter permease translates to MHIPDGFISVPVATTTSLASAAALFISFRRSQTAFGVRRAPLLGLTTAFIFAAQMVNFPVAGGTSGHLSGAALGAIILGSPWAGILCLGTVLIIQAVLFADGGITALGANILNLGVIGVWVAWILTQTLQRLLGGSVQRLPLAAGIAAGISVVVSAIACAIELAISGTAPVNLVLPTMTGIHILIGIGEGLITGGVLAYLARSRPDLLPGEEEKFRGWLIPVVSILLIAGVISLFASAWPDGLEKAAENLGFIKLAEEVRIVVPTPFADYEINGLGQIGTSITGLLGAASCFAVAFGIAKVIKPKNA, encoded by the coding sequence ATGCATATACCAGATGGATTTATTTCAGTACCAGTAGCAACAACTACTAGTTTAGCTAGTGCAGCTGCATTATTTATATCATTCAGGCGATCGCAAACTGCCTTTGGAGTACGTCGAGCTCCCTTATTAGGACTAACCACAGCCTTTATATTTGCTGCGCAAATGGTGAATTTTCCCGTAGCTGGAGGTACGAGTGGACACCTTTCAGGTGCTGCATTAGGAGCAATAATTTTAGGCAGTCCTTGGGCGGGAATTCTCTGTTTAGGGACGGTTTTGATTATTCAAGCTGTGTTGTTTGCCGATGGTGGAATTACTGCTTTAGGAGCTAACATTTTAAACTTAGGAGTAATTGGGGTTTGGGTAGCATGGATATTAACCCAGACTTTACAGCGTTTGCTGGGTGGTTCTGTACAACGTTTACCCCTAGCAGCAGGTATAGCAGCAGGAATTAGTGTAGTAGTATCAGCGATCGCCTGTGCTATTGAGTTAGCGATTTCTGGGACAGCACCGGTGAATTTAGTCTTACCTACAATGACGGGTATACATATTCTAATTGGTATAGGGGAAGGATTAATTACCGGGGGTGTACTAGCGTATTTAGCCAGATCACGTCCAGACTTACTACCAGGAGAGGAAGAGAAATTTCGGGGTTGGTTAATACCAGTGGTGAGCATTTTGCTGATTGCTGGAGTTATATCCTTGTTTGCTTCCGCATGGCCAGATGGCTTAGAAAAAGCAGCGGAGAATTTAGGGTTTATTAAATTGGCCGAAGAAGTCAGAATTGTGGTACCCACCCCCTTTGCTGATTATGAAATTAACGGATTAGGGCAAATTGGTACAAGCATTACTGGTTTGTTAGGTGCAGCATCTTGCTTTGCCGTAGCCTTTGGGATTGCTAAGGTGATTAAACCCAAAAATGCTTAA